A genome region from Hordeum vulgare subsp. vulgare chloroplast, complete genome includes the following:
- the ndhC gene encoding NADH dehydrogenase subunit 3, whose protein sequence is MFLLHEYDIFWTFLIIASLIPILAFSISGLLAPVSEGPEKLSSYESGIEPMGGAWVQFRIRYYMFALVFVVFDVETVFLYPWAMSFDVLGVSVFIEALIFVLILVVGLVYAWRKGALEWS, encoded by the coding sequence ATGTTTCTGCTTCACGAATATGATATTTTTTGGACATTTCTAATAATAGCAAGCCTTATTCCTATTTTGGCATTTTCGATTTCAGGGCTTTTAGCCCCGGTTAGTGAAGGACCAGAGAAGCTTTCTAGTTATGAATCGGGTATAGAACCCATGGGAGGGGCTTGGGTACAATTCCGAATACGCTATTATATGTTTGCGCTCGTTTTTGTTGTTTTTGATGTGGAAACCGTCTTTCTATACCCTTGGGCAATGAGTTTCGACGTATTGGGTGTATCCGTTTTTATCGAAGCTTTGATTTTCGTGCTTATCTTAGTTGTCGGTTTAGTTTATGCATGGCGAAAAGGAGCCTTGGAATGGTCTTAA
- the ndhJ gene encoding NADH dehydrogenase subunit J: protein MQQGWLSNWLVKHEVVHRSLGFDHRGIETLQIKAGDWDSIAVILYVYGYNYLRSQCAYDVAPGGSLASVYHLTRIQYGIDNPEEVCIKVFAQKDNPRIPSVFWIWRSADFQERESYDMVGISYDNHPRLKRILMPESWIGWPLRKDYITPNFYEIQDAH, encoded by the coding sequence ATGCAGCAGGGTTGGTTATCTAATTGGCTAGTCAAACATGAGGTGGTTCATAGATCTTTGGGCTTTGATCACCGAGGAATAGAGACTTTACAAATAAAAGCAGGGGATTGGGATTCCATTGCTGTCATTTTATATGTATATGGTTATAATTATTTACGCTCCCAATGTGCTTATGATGTAGCACCCGGTGGATCTTTAGCTAGCGTGTATCATCTTACAAGAATACAATACGGTATAGATAATCCAGAAGAAGTCTGCATAAAAGTCTTTGCCCAAAAGGATAATCCTAGAATTCCGTCTGTCTTCTGGATTTGGAGAAGTGCCGATTTTCAAGAACGCGAATCTTATGATATGGTGGGAATCTCTTATGATAATCATCCGCGCCTTAAACGTATCCTAATGCCTGAAAGTTGGATAGGCTGGCCCTTACGTAAGGACTATATAACCCCCAATTTTTATGAAATACAAGATGCTCATTGA
- the atpE gene encoding ATP synthase CF1 epsilon subunit, translating to MKLNLYVLTPKRIIWDCEVKEIILSTNSGQIGVLPNHAPINTAVDMGPLRIRLLNDQWLTAVLWSGFARIVNNEIIILGNDAELGSDIDPEEAQKALEIAEANLSKAEGTKDLVEAKLALRRARIRIEAVNWIPPSN from the coding sequence ATGAAATTAAATCTTTATGTACTGACTCCTAAGCGAATTATTTGGGATTGTGAAGTGAAAGAAATCATTTTATCCACGAATAGTGGCCAAATTGGCGTATTACCAAACCACGCCCCTATTAACACAGCAGTAGATATGGGTCCTTTGAGAATACGCCTCCTCAACGACCAATGGTTAACGGCGGTTCTGTGGAGCGGTTTTGCGAGAATAGTTAATAATGAGATCATCATTTTAGGAAATGATGCGGAACTGGGTAGTGATATTGATCCGGAAGAAGCTCAAAAGGCACTTGAAATAGCCGAAGCTAACTTGAGTAAAGCTGAGGGTACGAAAGATTTGGTTGAAGCGAAGCTCGCTCTCAGACGAGCTAGGATACGAATCGAGGCTGTCAATTGGATTCCCCCATCCAATTGA
- the rps4 gene encoding ribosomal protein S4: protein MSRYRGPRLKKIRRLGALPGLTRKTPKSGSNLKKKFNSGKKEQYRIRLQEKQKLRFHYGLTERQLLRYVHIAGKAKRSTGQVLLQLLEMRLDNILFRLGMASTIPGARQLVNHRHILVNGRIVNIPSFRCKPRDIITTKDNQRSKGLVQNYIASSDPGKLPSHLTIDTLEYKGLVNKILDRKWVGLKINELLVVEYYSRQT from the coding sequence ATGTCCCGTTATCGAGGACCTCGTTTAAAAAAAATACGCCGTTTGGGAGCTTTACCAGGACTCACTAGAAAAACACCTAAATCCGGAAGTAATCTTAAAAAAAAATTCAATTCTGGGAAAAAGGAGCAATATCGTATTCGTCTTCAAGAAAAACAGAAATTGCGTTTTCATTATGGTCTGACAGAACGACAATTACTTAGATATGTACATATCGCTGGAAAAGCAAAAAGGTCAACAGGCCAGGTTTTACTACAATTACTTGAAATGCGTTTGGATAATATCCTTTTTCGATTGGGTATGGCTTCAACCATTCCTGGGGCCCGCCAATTAGTCAACCATAGACATATTTTAGTTAATGGCCGTATAGTCAATATACCAAGTTTTCGTTGCAAACCCCGAGATATTATTACTACGAAAGATAACCAAAGATCAAAAGGTCTGGTTCAAAATTATATTGCTTCATCGGACCCGGGGAAATTGCCAAGCCATTTGACGATTGACACATTGGAATATAAAGGACTAGTAAATAAAATCCTAGATAGGAAGTGGGTCGGTCTCAAAATAAATGAGTTGTTAGTTGTAGAATATTACTCTCGTCAGACTTGA
- the ndhK gene encoding NADH dehydrogenase subunit K produces the protein MVLTEYLDKKKEGKDSIETVMNLIEFPLLDQTSSNSVISTTLNDLSNWSRLSSLWPLLYGTSCCFIEFASLIGSRFDFDRYGLVPRSSPRQADLILTAGTVTMKMAPSLVRLYEQMPEPKYVIAMGACTITGGMFSTDSYSTVRGVDKLIPVDVYLPGCPPKPEAVIDALTKLRKKISREIVEDRTLSQNKKRCFTTSHKLYVRRSTHTGTYEQELLYQSPSTLDISSETFLKSKSPVPSYKLVN, from the coding sequence ATGGTCTTAACTGAATATTTAGACAAAAAAAAAGAAGGAAAAGATTCTATTGAGACAGTTATGAATTTGATTGAGTTTCCCTTACTTGACCAAACAAGTTCCAATTCTGTTATTTCAACTACACTAAATGATCTTTCGAATTGGTCAAGACTCTCCAGTTTATGGCCCCTTCTATACGGTACCAGTTGTTGTTTCATTGAATTTGCTTCATTAATAGGTTCACGATTCGATTTTGATCGTTATGGATTGGTACCAAGATCAAGTCCTAGGCAAGCAGACCTAATTTTAACAGCCGGTACGGTAACAATGAAAATGGCTCCGTCTTTAGTGAGATTATACGAGCAAATGCCTGAACCAAAATACGTCATTGCTATGGGAGCCTGTACTATTACAGGGGGAATGTTCAGTACGGATTCCTATAGTACTGTTCGGGGAGTTGATAAGTTAATTCCTGTGGATGTCTACTTGCCGGGCTGCCCTCCTAAACCGGAGGCAGTTATAGATGCCCTAACAAAACTTCGTAAGAAGATATCGCGAGAAATAGTTGAGGATCGAACTCTATCTCAAAATAAAAAAAGATGTTTTACTACCAGTCACAAGCTTTATGTTAGGCGCAGTACTCATACAGGAACTTATGAGCAAGAATTGCTCTATCAATCACCATCGACATTAGATATATCTTCTGAAACTTTTTTAAAATCCAAAAGTCCAGTACCTTCCTACAAATTAGTGAATTAG
- the atpB gene encoding ATP synthase CF1 beta subunit, with amino-acid sequence MRTNPTTSRPGVSTSEEKSTGRIDQIIGPVLDVTFPPGKLPYIYNALVVQSRDTADKQINVTCEVQQLLGNNRVRAVAMSATDGLMRGMEVIDTGAPLSVPVGGATLGRIFNVLGEPVDNLGPVDSSATFPIHRSAPAFIELDTKLSIFETGIKVVDLLAPYRRGGKIGLFGGAGVGKTVLIMELINNIAKAHGGVSVFGGVGERTREGNDLYMEMKESGVINEKNIEESKVALVYGQMNEPPGARMRVGLTALTMAEYFRDVNKQDVLLFIDNIFRFVQAGSEVSALLGRMPSAVGYQPTLSTEMGSLQERIASTKKGSITSIQAVYVPADDLTDPAPATTFAHLDATTVLSRGLASKGIYPAVDPLDSTSTMLQPRIVGNEHYETAQRVKETLQRYKELQDIIAILGLDELSEEDRLTVARARKIERFLSQPFFVAEVFTGSPGKYVALAETIRGFQLILSGELDGLPEQAFYLVGNIDEASTKAITLEEENKSQK; translated from the coding sequence ATGAGAACCAATCCTACTACTTCTCGTCCCGGGGTTTCCACAAGTGAAGAAAAAAGTACAGGTCGTATCGATCAAATTATTGGACCCGTGCTGGATGTCACTTTTCCCCCGGGCAAGTTACCTTATATTTATAACGCTTTAGTAGTCCAGAGTAGAGACACTGCCGATAAGCAAATTAATGTGACTTGTGAGGTACAACAATTATTAGGAAATAATCGAGTTAGAGCTGTAGCTATGAGTGCTACGGACGGGTTGATGAGAGGAATGGAAGTGATTGACACGGGAGCTCCTCTCAGTGTTCCGGTCGGTGGAGCTACTCTCGGACGAATTTTCAACGTTCTTGGGGAGCCTGTTGACAATTTGGGTCCTGTAGATAGTAGTGCAACGTTCCCTATTCATAGATCTGCGCCTGCCTTTATCGAGTTAGATACGAAATTATCCATCTTTGAAACAGGTATTAAGGTCGTCGATCTTTTAGCTCCTTATCGACGTGGAGGAAAAATAGGACTATTTGGGGGGGCTGGAGTAGGTAAAACAGTACTGATCATGGAATTAATCAATAACATTGCTAAAGCTCATGGGGGCGTATCCGTATTCGGTGGAGTAGGGGAACGGACTCGTGAAGGAAATGATCTTTATATGGAAATGAAGGAATCCGGAGTAATTAATGAAAAAAATATTGAAGAATCAAAGGTAGCTCTAGTCTATGGCCAAATGAATGAACCACCGGGAGCTCGTATGAGAGTTGGTTTAACTGCCCTAACTATGGCAGAATATTTCCGAGATGTTAATAAGCAAGACGTGCTTTTATTTATCGATAATATCTTTCGTTTTGTTCAAGCAGGATCAGAGGTATCCGCTTTATTAGGGAGAATGCCCTCCGCAGTGGGTTATCAACCTACTCTTAGTACAGAAATGGGTTCTTTGCAAGAAAGAATTGCTTCTACTAAAAAGGGATCTATAACTTCGATTCAAGCAGTTTATGTACCTGCGGACGATTTGACCGACCCTGCCCCTGCCACAACATTTGCACATTTGGATGCTACTACCGTACTTTCCAGAGGATTAGCTTCCAAGGGTATTTATCCAGCAGTAGATCCTTTAGATTCAACATCAACTATGTTACAGCCTCGGATCGTTGGCAACGAACATTATGAAACTGCGCAAAGAGTTAAGGAAACTTTACAACGTTACAAAGAACTTCAGGACATTATCGCAATTCTTGGCTTGGATGAATTATCGGAAGAGGATCGTTTAACTGTAGCAAGAGCAAGAAAAATTGAGCGTTTCTTATCACAACCGTTCTTTGTGGCAGAAGTTTTTACTGGTTCTCCAGGAAAGTATGTTGCTCTTGCGGAAACTATTAGGGGATTTCAACTAATCCTTTCCGGAGAATTAGACGGCCTACCTGAACAGGCTTTTTATTTGGTGGGTAACATCGATGAAGCTAGCACGAAAGCTATAACCTTAGAAGAGGAGAACAAATCGCAGAAATGA
- the ycf3 gene encoding photosystem I assembly protein Ycf3, with protein MPRSRVNGNFIDKTFSIIANILLRIIPTTSGEKKAFTYYRDGMLAQSEGNYAEALQNYYEATRLEIDPYDRSYILYNIGLIHTSNGEHTKALEYYFRALERNPFLPQAFNNMAVICHYRGEQAILEGDSEIAEAWFDQAAEYWKQAIALTPGNYIEAQNWLKITKRFEFE; from the exons ATGCCTAGATCCCGTGTAAATGGAAATTTCATTGATAAGACCTTCTCAATTATAGCCAATATTTTATTGCGAATAATTCCGACAACCTCAGGAGAAAAAAAGGCATTTACTTATTATAGAGATGGT ATGTTGGCTCAATCCGAAGGAAATTATGCGGAAGCTTTGCAAAATTATTATGAAGCTACGCGACTAGAAATCGATCCCTATGATCGAAGTTATATACTCTATAACATAGGCCTTATACACACAAGCAATGGAGAGCATACAAAGGCTTTGGAATATTATTTCCGGGCACTAGAACGAAACCCCTTCTTACCGCAAGCTTTTAATAATATGGCCGTGATCTGTCATTAC CGAGGAGAACAGGCCATTCTAGAGGGTGATTCGGAAATTGCGGAAGCTTGGTTTGATCAAGCTGCTGAATATTGGAAACAAGCTATAGCGCTTACTCCGGGAAATTATATTGAAGCACAAAACTGGTTGAAGATTACGAAGCGCTTTGAATTTGAATAA